In a single window of the Leclercia sp. AS011 genome:
- the pstA gene encoding phosphate ABC transporter permease PstA: MATLEMQNTVELAESRRKMQAKRRMKNRLALTLSMATMAFGLFWLVWILFSTVTRGIDGMSLALFTEMTPPPNTAGGGLANALAGSGLLILWATVFGTPLGIMAGIYLAEYGRKSWIAEVIRFINDILLSAPSIVVGLFVYTIVVAQMEHFSGWAGVIALALLQVPIVIRTTENMLKLVPDSLREAAYALGTPKWKMISAITLKASISGILTGVLLAVARIAGETAPLLFTALSNQFWSTDMMQPIANLPVTIFKFAMSPFAEWQSLAWAGVLIITLCVLLLNILARVIFAKKKHG; this comes from the coding sequence ATGGCAACGCTCGAAATGCAAAACACCGTGGAGCTGGCAGAATCACGCCGCAAAATGCAGGCGAAGCGCCGCATGAAGAACCGCCTCGCGTTGACGCTGTCGATGGCGACCATGGCCTTTGGCCTGTTCTGGCTGGTCTGGATCCTGTTCTCTACGGTAACGCGCGGTATCGACGGCATGTCGCTGGCGCTGTTCACCGAGATGACCCCTCCGCCGAATACCGCAGGCGGCGGTCTGGCCAACGCCCTGGCGGGCAGCGGCCTGCTGATCCTGTGGGCGACCGTATTTGGTACGCCGCTCGGCATCATGGCGGGGATCTATCTGGCGGAGTACGGCCGTAAATCCTGGATTGCGGAAGTGATCCGCTTCATTAACGACATTCTGCTCTCTGCCCCGTCGATTGTGGTCGGTCTGTTCGTCTACACCATCGTGGTGGCGCAGATGGAACACTTCTCCGGTTGGGCTGGGGTGATTGCGCTGGCGCTGCTGCAGGTGCCTATCGTCATCCGTACCACCGAGAACATGCTGAAACTGGTGCCGGACAGCCTGCGTGAAGCGGCCTACGCGCTGGGTACGCCGAAGTGGAAGATGATCTCTGCCATCACCCTGAAGGCGTCCATCTCCGGGATCCTGACCGGCGTACTGCTGGCCGTGGCCCGTATTGCCGGTGAAACCGCACCGCTGCTCTTTACCGCGCTGTCCAACCAGTTCTGGAGCACGGACATGATGCAGCCGATCGCCAACCTGCCGGTCACCATCTTTAAATTTGCGATGAGCCCGTTTGCCGAATGGCAGTCACTGGCCTGGGCCGGGGTACTGATTATTACCCTGTGCGTACTGTTACTGAACATTCTGGCGCGCGTTATTTTCGCGAAGAAGAAACACGGTTAA
- the pstB gene encoding phosphate ABC transporter ATP-binding protein PstB: MSMVDTAPGKLAVRDLNFYYGKFHALKNINLDIAKNQVTAFIGPSGCGKSTLLRTFNKMYSLYPEQRAEGEILLDGDNILTNTQDIALLRAKVGMVFQKPTPFPMSIYDNIAFGVRLFEKLSRADMDERVQWALTKAALWNETKDKLHQSGYSLSGGQQQRLCIARGIAIRPEVLLLDEPCSALDPISTGRIEELITELKQDYTVVIVTHNMQQAARCSDHTAFMYLGELIEFSDTDALFTRPAKKQTEDYITGRYG; encoded by the coding sequence ATGAGTATGGTCGATACTGCCCCGGGTAAACTTGCGGTTCGTGATCTGAACTTCTACTACGGCAAGTTCCATGCCCTGAAAAACATCAACCTGGATATCGCTAAAAACCAGGTCACGGCATTCATCGGTCCGTCTGGCTGCGGGAAATCCACGCTGCTGCGTACCTTTAACAAAATGTATTCGCTCTATCCGGAGCAGCGCGCCGAAGGCGAGATCCTGCTGGACGGCGACAATATTCTGACCAATACCCAGGATATCGCCCTGCTGCGTGCGAAAGTGGGCATGGTGTTCCAGAAACCGACGCCGTTCCCGATGTCCATCTATGACAACATCGCCTTTGGTGTGCGCCTGTTTGAGAAGCTCTCCCGTGCCGATATGGACGAGCGCGTGCAGTGGGCCTTGACCAAGGCCGCATTATGGAACGAAACCAAAGATAAACTTCACCAGAGCGGATACTCTCTCTCTGGTGGTCAGCAGCAGCGTCTGTGCATTGCGCGTGGTATCGCCATTCGCCCGGAAGTGTTATTGCTGGATGAGCCGTGTTCAGCGCTGGATCCGATCTCTACCGGCCGTATCGAAGAGCTGATCACCGAGTTAAAACAGGATTACACCGTGGTGATCGTCACCCACAACATGCAGCAGGCTGCGCGTTGTTCCGATCACACGGCGTTTATGTACCTGGGCGAGTTGATTGAGTTCAGCGATACGGATGCGCTCTTCACCAGGCCCGCGAAGAAACAAACAGAAGACTACATCACCGGACGCTACGGCTGA
- the phoU gene encoding phosphate signaling complex protein PhoU, which yields MDNLNLNKHISGQFNAELESIRTQVMTMGGMVEQQLSDAITAMHNQDSELAKRVVEGDKHVNMMEVAIDEACVRIIAKRQPTASDLRLVMAIIKTIAELERIGDVADKICRTALEKFSQQHQPLLVSLESLGRHTVQMLHDVLDAFARMDLDEAVRIYREDKKVDQEYEGIVRQLMTYMMEDTRTIPSVLTALFCARSIERIGDRCQNICEYIFYFVKGQDFRHVGGDELDKMLAGKDPKE from the coding sequence ATGGATAATCTCAATCTTAACAAACACATTTCCGGCCAGTTTAACGCCGAGCTGGAAAGTATCCGCACCCAGGTGATGACCATGGGCGGAATGGTCGAGCAGCAGCTGTCTGACGCGATCACCGCGATGCACAACCAGGACAGCGAGCTGGCGAAGCGCGTGGTGGAAGGCGACAAACACGTTAACATGATGGAAGTGGCGATCGACGAAGCCTGCGTGCGCATCATCGCCAAGCGTCAGCCGACGGCGAGCGACCTGCGTCTGGTGATGGCGATCATCAAAACCATCGCCGAGCTGGAACGTATCGGCGACGTGGCGGACAAAATCTGCCGCACCGCGCTGGAGAAGTTCTCTCAGCAGCACCAGCCGCTGCTGGTGAGCCTGGAGTCGCTGGGTCGCCACACCGTGCAGATGCTGCACGACGTGCTGGATGCCTTTGCGCGTATGGATCTGGACGAAGCGGTGCGCATCTACCGTGAAGACAAGAAGGTCGACCAGGAGTACGAAGGCATTGTGCGTCAGCTGATGACCTACATGATGGAAGACACGCGCACTATCCCTAGCGTCCTGACCGCCCTGTTCTGCGCCCGCTCTATCGAACGTATCGGTGACCGTTGCCAGAACATTTGCGAATACATCTTCTACTTCGTGAAGGGCCAGGATTTCCGTCACGTCGGCGGGGATGAGCTGGACAAAATGCTCGCCGGAAAAGATCCGAAAGAGTAA
- a CDS encoding carbohydrate porin, with protein sequence MFRRTLITSAILMMTPLAQAGAASLTVEQRLELLEKALKETQAELQQYKDKEIVKTQATSPAKKPDAVLVKTEDTHTGDIYSSVTLKDFSKFVKDEIGFSYNGYFRSGWGTASHGSPKSWAIGSLGRFGNEYSGWFDLQLKQRVYNEGNKRVDAIVMLDGNVGQQYSTGWFGDNAGGENYLQFSDMYVTTQGFLPFAPEADFWVGKHGAPKIEIQMLDWKTQRTDAAAGVGLENWKVGPGKVDIALVREDVDDYDRQLKNKQQLNTNTIDLRYKELPLWDRASLMVSGRYVAANQSSSEKYNQDNNGYYPWKDTWMVGTTLTQKLATGGFNEFSVLLANNSIASSFSRYAGSSPYTTFNGRYYGDHTNGTAVRVTSQGEMYLRDNVIMANALVYSFGNDVYSYETGAHSDFESIRAVVRPAYIWDQYNQTGVELGYFRQQNTDLTGNKYYESGYKTTLFHTFKVNTSMLTSRPELRFYGTYIKADETELDNFTFEDQKKDQFAIGAQAEIWW encoded by the coding sequence ATGTTCAGGAGAACCCTTATTACCTCGGCCATTTTAATGATGACTCCCCTCGCTCAGGCCGGGGCGGCATCATTAACCGTGGAGCAGCGCCTTGAATTACTGGAAAAGGCATTAAAAGAGACTCAGGCAGAGCTTCAGCAGTATAAAGATAAGGAGATCGTCAAAACGCAGGCCACCAGCCCGGCGAAAAAGCCCGATGCCGTACTGGTTAAAACGGAGGACACCCATACCGGGGATATTTATTCGTCTGTCACCCTGAAAGACTTCAGTAAATTCGTGAAGGATGAAATTGGCTTCAGCTATAACGGCTATTTCCGCTCCGGCTGGGGCACCGCATCCCATGGTTCGCCAAAATCCTGGGCCATTGGCTCCCTGGGGCGATTCGGCAATGAATATTCTGGCTGGTTCGATTTACAGCTCAAGCAGCGGGTCTATAACGAAGGCAATAAACGCGTTGATGCCATTGTGATGCTGGATGGCAACGTGGGCCAGCAGTACTCCACCGGCTGGTTTGGCGATAACGCGGGCGGGGAAAACTATCTGCAGTTCTCCGATATGTACGTAACCACCCAGGGCTTCCTGCCGTTTGCCCCTGAGGCGGATTTCTGGGTCGGGAAGCACGGTGCGCCGAAAATCGAAATCCAGATGCTGGACTGGAAAACCCAACGAACGGATGCTGCTGCGGGCGTCGGGCTGGAAAACTGGAAAGTCGGCCCTGGCAAGGTGGATATTGCGCTGGTGCGTGAAGACGTGGATGACTATGACCGTCAGCTCAAAAACAAGCAGCAACTGAATACCAACACCATCGACCTGCGTTACAAAGAATTGCCGCTGTGGGACAGAGCCTCGCTGATGGTCAGCGGGCGCTACGTCGCGGCCAATCAAAGCTCCAGCGAGAAGTATAATCAGGACAATAACGGCTATTATCCGTGGAAAGACACCTGGATGGTCGGCACCACCTTAACGCAAAAACTGGCTACCGGCGGTTTCAATGAGTTTTCCGTCCTGCTGGCGAATAACTCCATTGCCAGCAGTTTCTCGCGTTATGCCGGTTCCAGCCCCTATACCACCTTTAACGGCAGATATTATGGCGATCACACCAACGGGACGGCGGTGCGGGTGACCTCGCAGGGGGAAATGTACCTGCGGGATAACGTGATCATGGCCAATGCGCTGGTCTACTCCTTCGGCAATGACGTTTACAGCTATGAAACCGGTGCCCATTCCGATTTTGAGTCCATTCGCGCCGTTGTACGCCCGGCCTATATCTGGGATCAATATAATCAGACCGGCGTTGAGCTGGGTTATTTCAGACAGCAAAATACCGATCTCACCGGCAACAAATATTATGAGTCAGGCTATAAAACCACGCTGTTCCATACCTTCAAAGTTAATACCAGTATGTTGACCTCCCGCCCGGAATTGCGTTTTTATGGAACGTACATTAAAGCGGACGAGACGGAATTAGATAATTTCACCTTTGAAGACCAAAAAAAGGATCAGTTTGCCATTGGCGCGCAGGCTGAAATCTGGTGGTAA
- a CDS encoding alpha/beta hydrolase-fold protein codes for MKIMKTALSVITLCLSLGPSAFAADLPAAPDPAHPLSQYVTQVNADNTVTYRYFAPAAKSVAVVVGSPTPENIHPMTKDASGIWSWRGPVMQPNLYEYFFNVDGVRSIDTGTAMTKPQRQVNTSMVLVPGSILDVNPVPHGDLITLTYHSAALKSERQLFVWTPPGYSGQGKPLPVLYFYHGFGDTGRSAIDQGRIAQIMDNLLAAGKITLMLVVVPDTETDAEGIVPETFVPNERRKAFYPLNAQAADRELMNDIIPLINQRFNVRDDAEGRALAGLSQGGYQALVSGMNHLERFGWLGTFSGVTTTTVPDAGVSARLNDPQAINKQLRNFTVVVGEKDAVTGKDIAGLKQELEKRQINFEYHEYPGLNHEMDVWRPAYAEFVQKLFK; via the coding sequence ATGAAAATAATGAAAACTGCTTTATCCGTTATTACGCTCTGTTTATCTCTCGGGCCATCGGCGTTTGCGGCAGACCTCCCCGCCGCCCCGGATCCCGCTCACCCGCTGAGCCAGTATGTCACCCAGGTGAATGCCGACAATACGGTGACGTATCGCTACTTCGCTCCGGCGGCGAAAAGCGTAGCGGTGGTGGTAGGGAGCCCGACCCCGGAAAACATCCATCCCATGACCAAAGACGCCTCGGGGATCTGGAGCTGGCGAGGGCCAGTGATGCAGCCCAATCTGTATGAATACTTCTTCAACGTCGACGGTGTGCGCAGCATTGATACCGGCACGGCGATGACCAAGCCACAGCGCCAGGTGAACACCAGCATGGTGCTGGTGCCTGGCAGTATTCTGGACGTTAACCCGGTCCCGCATGGCGATCTTATTACCCTGACCTATCATTCGGCGGCGCTGAAATCGGAGCGGCAGCTTTTCGTCTGGACGCCGCCGGGCTACAGCGGACAGGGCAAACCGCTGCCGGTGCTCTACTTCTATCATGGCTTCGGTGATACGGGACGTTCGGCTATCGATCAGGGGCGTATCGCGCAGATCATGGATAACCTGCTGGCAGCCGGAAAGATTACCCTGATGCTGGTGGTAGTGCCGGATACGGAAACCGATGCTGAAGGGATTGTTCCTGAAACCTTCGTACCGAATGAGCGACGCAAAGCCTTCTATCCGCTGAATGCCCAGGCAGCCGATCGGGAGCTGATGAACGACATCATTCCGCTGATAAACCAGCGGTTTAACGTGCGCGACGATGCTGAAGGGCGCGCGCTGGCGGGACTGTCCCAGGGCGGCTATCAGGCGCTGGTCTCGGGGATGAATCATCTTGAACGCTTTGGCTGGCTGGGTACCTTTAGCGGCGTCACCACTACCACGGTGCCGGACGCGGGCGTCAGCGCGCGGCTCAACGATCCGCAGGCCATTAATAAACAGCTACGCAATTTCACCGTCGTGGTGGGCGAGAAAGATGCCGTGACGGGCAAAGATATCGCCGGGTTGAAGCAGGAGCTGGAGAAACGCCAGATCAACTTCGAGTATCACGAGTATCCGGGTCTGAACCATGAGATGGATGTCTGGCGACCGGCCTATGCGGAGTTCGTGCAGAAGCTGTTTAAATAG